The window GGTAGTACACGTAAGTGTCCACAATGGACTCGCCGGTCGAGTCGGCGAAGACGTTCGTGCGCAGCGACGCCCGCGGGTGGATCGCCTTCGGCCGCTGCGCCAGCGTCCGCAGCAGCTCGAACTCCCGCCCGGACAGCGTGATCCGCTCGCCGCGCGGCAGCACGACCTCGTGCCGCCGCAGGTCGAGGGCGGCCGCGCCGAGCGGGAGGCACTCCGCGCCCTCGAGGTCACGGCGGCCGAGCGCGCGCAGCCGGGCCAGCAGCTCCTCGGCTTCGAACGGCTTGACGAGGTAGTCGTCGGCGCCGGCGTCGAGCCCGCCGACGCGGTCGGCCAGTTCACCCAGCGCCGAGAGCACCAGGACGCGCGTGGTCACCGCGCGCGCCCGCAGGCGGGCGAGCAGCTCGAGGCCGTCCAGCACCGGGAGGCGGCGGTCGATGATCATCACGTCGTACCGCCCGGTGAGCCCGAGGTGCAGGCCGCGCTGGCCGTCGTGCGCCGCGTCGGTTTCGTAGCCTTCGTCCGCGAGCAGCTCGGCGAGCATGCCCGCCAGTTCGCGGTCGTCCTCGACCAGCAGCACTCTCGGTTTCGTTGCCCCATCGTGCACGAATCCATACTGGCAGTGATTTTCCGAAATTGAACTATCAACTTTTCCCAATAGCCGGGACCGGTTCGGCCATCAGGAGCACCTCGGTGCTCCCCTTGCGGGTATCGCGCCGGTCGAGCCAGCTGAGTACCGGCGCCGTCATGACGGTCGTGACCAAAGCGACCAGTACCAGCACCGTGAACAACGCCGGCGAGACGATCCCCGCGGCGAGCCCGACGTTGAGCGCGATCAGCTGCATCAGCCCGCGGGCGTTGATGAGCGCGCCGACGCGCAACGCGACCGGCTGCGACTCCCCCACCAGCCGCGCCGCGCCCCAGCAGGCACCGAGCTTGCCGACGATCGCGACGACCACGCAGAGCACGGCGAACAGCAGCAGCTTCGGGTCGGCGAGCAGCGCGAACCGGGTGTTCAGGCCGGAGTAGGTGAAGAACAGCGGGAGGAACACGATCCGCCCGATCGGCATGATCTTCGCGAGCACGGCGTCCGCTGCGGGCACGCGGGGGAACACGATGCCGACGCAGAAGGCGCCGAACACCGCGTACAGCCCGACGACGTCGGTGAACCAAGCGGCCGCGAACAGCGTCAACGCCGTGATCAGCATCTTCTGGTCGGCGGAGATCCGTTCGCTGCCCATCGCCTTCGCGAGCACCCGGCGTCCGACGAGCACCAGCAGCAACGCGAACAGCAGGCCGCCGCCCACAGCCAGCGCGACCGGCCCGGCCGAGCCTGCGTGCATGCCCAGCACGACGGCCAGCAGGACCCACGCCAGGACGTCGTCGAGGGCGCCGCAGGCCAGCGCGAGCGAGCCGAACCGGGTGCCGCCGAGACCGCGTTCGGTGATGATCCGCGCCAGCATCGGGAACGCGGTGATGGCCAGCGCGACCCCGACGAACGCCGCCGACGTCGTGAGCGAGACGCCGTCCTTGGCGATGCCGGCCCAGCTCGTGCCGAACACGGCGACGCCGACACCGAGCACGAGCGGCACCACCGTGCCCGCGACCGAGATCGCGCCGACCGACTTCGCCGAGCCGCGGATGCTGCGGAGGCTGAACTCGTAGCCCGCGCCGAACATGTAGATGACCAGGCCGATCTGGCCGCCGACGTAGAGCAGCGGGCGGAGGCCGTCCGGGAACAGCGCCGCCTGCGCGCCCGGGAGGACCAGCCCCAGCAGCGACGGGCCGAGCAGCACCCCGGCGATCATCTCGCCGACCACCGGCGGCTGACCCAGCCGCACCGCGACCATGCAGACGAGCCGGCACACCACGAGGATGACCGCGACAGCGAGGAAGAAGATCGGCGCCGCTTCGGACGGGCTCATGCGTTTCCTCCGGCGAAGTAGGTCGAGCAGAGGGCTTGCTGGCGAGCGTCGAGGACCATGTACGTGCCGAAGACGAGCTGGGCGAAGCTGCGCCAGACGTCTTCCCAGCGGTCGCGGACCGCGAGCCACACCAAGGGCAAGCGCCTTCGGCGTGCGCCGCGGGGCGTGAGCAGCGCCGGGCCGCGGTTGGGGATCGAGCGCGTGTGCCCGGCCGTGGAAGCGAGGCTGAAGCGGCGCAGGACCTCGCGCGTCACGACGCGCATGGTCGGCGGGGCCAGGCCGCGGGCCGGGCAGGCGCGGTTCTGCGCGACGCCGAACGGGATGAAGTCGTCCTTTTCGGACTGTGTGGCGTAGCCCGGGTAGCTGAAGCACAGCACCGTCCCCGCCGGGATCGTCAGGTGCTCCAGCTCGATGTCCGCGGTGGAGATCCGGTGCGCGATGCCGAAGAGCGGGTACTCGCGCAGGCCGTCGTCGATGACCTGGTCCAGGTAGGCGTCGTCGTCCGGCTGCTCGACGAGCCGGTTCTGCACCTCCGGACGCTGGGCGATGATCATCAGCAGGTGGGCCATCGCCTCGGACATCTGGACCACGGCGGTGTTGAAGAACGTGCCCTGCAGGTAGTAGGCCTGCTCTTCCGGCGTCAGGGACTGCGGCAGCGGGTGCGGGACGTCGGCGAGGCGCCGCCGCAGGTACTTCGTCAGCCTGGCCCGGCGGCGCATGTTGCGCGGCCGCACGCACTTCAGTGCCGAAACGACGTCGTCGGCGTGTCCGACGATGAGGGCGCGCGCCTCGGGCGGACAGGGCTCCTCGAACACCAGCTCGTAGTACAGCTCGGCCCAGATCGGCATCATCTCGTCGCGGAACCGGACGAGCCCCGGACGCACGCCGTCCAGCACGCGCGCGGCCACGCGCCGCGCCAGCTCCTCGGAGTCCTTTTTGGACCGGACCAGGATGTGGCGGGTGCACTTGGCGACCTCGTCGTAACGCGGCCCGGCTTCGAGGTGCTCCTGGTGCACCTGCGGCCCGGGCGCGAGCCAGTACCAGAACAGGTCGGACAGCGCGGCGCCGCGGCTGCGGCCGTTCGCCGCCGGGTCGGCGTAGACGCGCCGGAAGTCCCGGGCGCCGACCTGCTCCCCCGGGATGGTCACCGTGTCCTGGCCGTTGACCAGCGAAAAGATCTTCATCCGCAACGCGACGACCCGGCTGGGCAGCCACGCCGGCGCGGTCGCTACCGCGGCGGCGGCGAGCGCTTTCCCGATCATCGCCGCACCTGGTCCGGAGTCAGCTCCGCCGGCCGCCGGCCGCCGCACATGGCCAGCGCCTGGTCGAAGTCGTCGCGCAGCAGCTCCAGGACCTGCGTGACGCCTTCGCGGCCACCCGCGGCGAGTCCCCACACGACCGGGCGCCCGACGCCGACCGCGTCCGCGCCGAGCGCGATTGCCTTGACGACGTCGGTGCCGCGGCGGATCCCGCCGTCGAGCAGCACCGGGATCGCCCCGCCGACCGCCGCCGCGATCTCGGGGAGCACGTCAATCGTCGCGGGCACGGTGTCGAGCTGGCGGCCGCCGTGGTTGGACACGACGATCCCGGCGACGCCGTGGTGCACCGCGAGCCGCGCGTCCTCGGGGTGCAGCACGCCCTTGATCAGCACCGGGAGCTTCGTCTTGCCCCGCAGCCACGCGATGTGGTCCCAGCTCAGCTCGGCCGACATGACGATGTCGCGAACATGACTGGCGTTGCCGCCGCTCCGGTTCTCCCCGATGTTGCGGAGGTTCTCCACGACCAGCCCCGACGGCAGGTCGTGGAAGCCGTTGCGGTCGTCGCGCTCGCGGCGGCCGAGCACCGGCGAGTCCACGGTCACGACGAACGCCTTCACACCGGCGTTTTCGGCGCGCCGGACGATCGCCTCGGTGAACTCCAGGTCCGGCTGCAGGTAGAGCTGGAACCACAGACCGGGATCGGGCGTCACCTCGCGGGCCGCCGCGGCGATGTCCTCGATCGCCGTGGTCGCGGCCATGCTGACGATCATGATCGTGCCCGCCCTCGCCGCCGCGCGGGCCGTGGCCAGCTCGCCGTCGGCGTGGGCCAGCCGGTGGAACGCCGTGGGCGCGACCAGGATCGGCATCGACGACGGCGTCCCGAGCAGCGTCAGGCTCAGGTCGCGCTTGTCGCTGCCGCGCAGGACCCGCGGGAGCAGCCGCAGCTTCTGGAACGCCGATTCGTTCTCCGCCACGGTGATCTCGTCCTGCGCGCCGCCGGCGAAGTAGTCGTAGTGCACCGGGTCGAGGCGCTGCCGGGCCGCCGCCTCGAACTCCGCGACCGTGCGCATCACAGCTCCCGCGTGAAGAACGCGGTCAGCGGCTCGACGTGCACCTCTTTGTCCCACTCGTTTTCGAGGTTCTCGGTCACGTGGTGGGTCGCGACCAGCTCGCCACGGCGGTAGTGCCGGACGATCGGGTGCAGGTAGTGGCCTTCGCCGCGGTCGTTCGCCCGGTCCTGGGCGGCGCGCGCGACGAAGTCGAACGGGTCGATCTTGTCGTGGTCGGGGCCGTAGTCGAGGGTGACGACGTAGGCGTCGTCCGGCGGGTTCGCGAGCACCCGGTCGACCGGCACCTCTTCGAGGTAGCGGGCCGTGTCGCCGTCCACGACGAGGACGTCGCCGAGGAAGCCGAACTGCTGGTACAGCGCGGAAGTCCGGTTGATCCGGGTGATCACGGCGTCGGTCAGGTCGTCCGGCTTGGCGGCCAGCTCGACGCTGGGCCACGGCGTGTCGTGGTGGCGCTCGTTCAGGACCTTGGCCAGCGCGCGGACGCCGTAGCGGAAGCCGTGGATGAACGCGCTGGTGGATTTCTTGAAGTCGCGGACCTGCGTGATCGTGCCGGCGAAGTAGAGGCCGGGCACGTTGACCGACTCCCAGTCCGGCGTCTGCGCGGGGAAGCGGTCGTCGATCGTGAGCTGGGGACGGCAGTCCTCGTCGAACAGCGACGCGTCGAACCTGAAGCCGGTGCAGCCGATGACGCGGTCGTAGCGGATCTCCTTGATGACCTCGTCGGCGCGGGCGAAGGCGAACTTGACGTGGTAGCCGTCGGCGTCCTTGCGGATCTCGCGGACGTCGCCGTCGAGGATCGCGTGCTGGAGCTTCAGCTGGTACATGTCGAGGATGCCCGCGTTGTAGGCGCGGAGGTGGCCGACGAAGTGGGTGCGCCAGGCGAGCTTCACCGGCCGCGGGCCGCCGACGTGCACGACGGCGGCGGTCTCGATGAGGTTGTCCGCGGTCTCGAAGGCGGAATTTCCCTTGCCCAACACGAGAACGCGCTGGTCGGTGAACTCGGCCGGATCCACTGAGACGTCCACGTACTGGTCGATCAGCTCGACGCCGGGGAACTGCGGGATGAACGGCTTCGTGACGCCGGAGGCCATGATCAGCCGTCTTGCCCGGAACTCGGTGTCACCCGCGGTGAGGACGAAGTCCTGCTGCTCGCGGCGGATGCGCGTCACCCGGGTGTCGTAGCGGACGTCAACCTGGTGCTTCTGGACGTAGTCGGCGAGGTAGCGAAGGAGGTCCTCGGCGTCCGGGAAGAGTTTCGCGCTGTAGTCGGTGAAGACGACCGGATCGTCGTCGCCGTCGGCGAGGATCGAGTTCCAGTCCATCCGCATGCGCAGCTCCGGGTCCGCGTACCCGGTGTGCTTCTTGTTGATGGAGATGAGGGTCCGGTGCCGCGGGAAGGTCTCGAAGAAGTGGCCGGGCGCGGAACCGGCCTCCAGCACCAGGTACCGGTGCCCGGCGCGGCCGAGGTGCTGCCCCAGCTGCACCCCCGCGGGCCCGGCCCCGACGACCAGGTAATCGAGCACTTCCTCCACAGCGACCTCCTGAGGCTCGGCACCGACCTTGATCGGCGCCGAGCCTGCTCCGGAGATCTCAGAAAAGGCTCAGAAGGAGTTGCTTACCTGCCGGCCGCGCGGGCCAGGCGTTCGGGGTAGCGCTCCCCCGCGATGGCGTCCGCCGGGGCGGCCGCTTCGATGGCCGCCAGGTCGTCCGCCGTCAGCTGCAGCGAAGCCGCCGCCACGTTCTCCTCGAGGTACTTGCGGCGCTTCGTGCCCGGGATCGGGACGACGTCCTCACCCTGCGCCTGCACCCACGCGAGCGCCAGCTGCCCCGCCGTGACGCCCTTCGCCTCGGCCAGCTCGCGCAGTGCGTCGACGATCGCCATGTTGCGCTCGAAGTTGTCCTCGGCGAACCTCGGCAGGCCGCGGCGCATGTCGTCCTCGGGCAGGTCCGCGACCGACTTCACCGTGCCCGTCAGGAAACCGCGGCCCAGCGGCGAGAACGGCACCACGCCGATGCCGAGCTCCCGGCACGTGTCCAGGATTTCGCCTTCGATGCCGCGGGTCCACAGCGACCATTCGCTCTGCAGCGCCGTCACCGGGTGCACCGCGTGCGCGGCGCGGATCGTCGCCGCGCTCGCCTCGGAAATCCCGGCGTACCGGATCTTCCCGGCTTCCACCAGCTCACCGAGCGCGCCCCAGGTCTCCTCGATCGGCGTGTCCGGGTCGACGCGGTGCTGGTAGTACAGGTCGATGTGGTCGACGCCGAGCCGGCGCAGCGACTCGTCACAGCTCTGCTTCACGTAGGAAGCGTCGCCGCGGGCGCCCATCGCACCGTCGGTCCACACGATGCCGAACTTCGTCGCGAGCACGACCTCGTCGCGGCGGCCGGCGATCGCGCGGCCGACGAGCTCCTCGTTGACGCCGCCGCCGTAGACGTTCGCGGTGTCGAGCAGCGTGACGCCGAGGTCGAGGGCCCGGTGGATCGTCGCGATCGACTCGTCGTCGTTGTCGCGGACGCCGTAGGCCTGGCTCATCCCCATGCAGCCGAGCCCCTGAGCGCTGACCTCCAGACCGCCGAGCTTCCTGGTCTTCACGCGGAAATCTCCTCCATGCCGGGTTCGATGCCGAGCACCTTCTGCTCGACCCGTTCGTAGTTCTCGATCTTGTAGTCCAGGACGTCGAGGCAGCCCTGCAGCTCGGCGATCCGTTCGGCGACCGACCGCCGCTGCTCCACCAGCAGGGCCTTGCGGCGGCCCGCGCTCGCGACGCCGTGACGACGCAGCGACGCGTACTCGCGCATGCTCTTGATGGGCATCCCCGTGGTCCGCAGCTTGGTCAGGAACCCGAGCCAGTTGAGGTCGTCGTCGGAGTACGCCCGGCGGCCCGCGGTGTCCCGCGCGGGCGGGTCGAGCAGTTTGATGCGCTCGTAGTACCGGAGAGTGTCGATCGACAGTCCGCTACGTCGCGCGGCTTCCGCTATCGAGTAGCTCATGAGCTCGACACTACGACCTGGAGTGCACTCCAGGTCAACTCTTCGGTCTGGCTAAACATAACACTGTTGCACTACGCTGAGTAGATGGCTCGACCACGCACGCACGACGAAGCGCTCCGGCTGAAGCTCCTCGACCGCGCCGGAGAGCTCATCGCCGCCGACGGGCCGAAGGCACTCTCCCTGCGGAAGCTGGCCGCCGACGCCGGGACGTCGACCACCGCCGTGTACTCCCTCTTCGGCAGCAAGCCCGATCTGGTGAACGCCCTCTACACCGAAGGCTTCCGCCGCTTCGGCGCCCGCATGGCCGGCACCGTGCTGACCGGCGACCCGGTCGGCGACCTCGTCGCGCTCGGCAGCGCATACCGCGCGAGCGCGCTGGCCGACCCGAACCTCTACGGGATCATGTTCACCAGGTCGGTGCCCGGGTTCGAGCCCAACGAAGACGCCGAAAAGCTGGCGAGGAAGACGCTGGAGCCCCTGGAGGCGGTCATCCGCCGCGCCATCGCCGACGGCGTCTTCCTCGACGTCCCGCCGGAGACGGTCGCGGTCGGCTGCTGGGCCTTCGTGCACGGGCTCGTCTCCCTCGAGCTGACCGGCAACCTGCCGGAGGAGTTCGACGTCACGGGCTCGTACGAGACGGCCCTGCGCGCGAACGCCTCCGGCTGGCTGCGGCCTCAGAGCGGCCACAACGACCCGTCGTAGCCGACTACTTGGTCCCGTCCTGAGGGAACCGCGCGTCGGCCAGGTCGAGTTCCGCGTGCTCGCCGCCGTCGAAGTCCGCGCCCCCTTCGAAATGCGTGTGGGCACACTGGAAGAGGCCACCCGAGCGGATCCGGGTGAAGCGGACGTCGCGGGCGAAGTGCGCCCAGGAGAAGAACGCGCCCTCCTCGAAGACCGACCGGTCGAAGTTCGCGATGTCGGTGAACTGCGTGCCGTAGAACCCGGCCCGGCGGGTGAAGGTCGTGCCGCGGATGTGGACCGCGCCGACGAAGCGGGCCCGGCTGAAGTCCGCGGCGGCCAGGGTGCAGCCGCTCAACCGGAAGTCGACCAGCACCGCCCGTTGCAGATCGACCGACATCCCCGGCCAGTAGCCCGGTTCGTCGTGGCTCAGGTGCGTCTTGAGCAGCTCCTGCGCGGCCAGCCGGACCAGCAGCTCGGGATCCGTCTGGTCGCCGAGTTCCGCGCCGGTCCGGCCGCGCAGGCCCGTTTCCGGTGCCTCGAACGGCATCCGCAGGTACGCGCACAGCACGTTCACGATCGTCTGGCGCTGCTTCGGGTTGTCCTGCCCGAGCCGTTCCAGGGCGTAGAACCCACCGAGCCGCACCGGCGCCTTGTCGCTGCCGAGCTGCTCGACGGCCTTCGTGTACAGCTCGGTGACGCGGCGCTCTTCGAGGTCCCGCTCGGTCACGCCCGCGACGCGGGTCGTCTCGGCGAGCTGCAGCTCCATCGTGCGCTGGCGGCGTGTCGCCAGCCACAGCGCGAAGACGCCACCCGCGCCGGCGCCGACGCCGAACGCCGTCTTGACCGCGTCGATGCGCACGGGCGCGTCCGGTTCCCCGGACCAGGCCAGGAACAGCCAGAGCAGGCCGCCGGTGACGACCGCGACCGCGACGGCGGTCACGGCGATCCACCGCCACTTCAGGACCGGCAAGGCTTAGACGGCGCCGTACTGGCGGTCACCGGCGTCGCCGAGGCCCGGGACGATGAAGCCCGAGTCGTTGAGGCGCTCGTCGATGCTCGCGGTGACGACGCGGACCGGCAGGCCGGTCTTCTCCAGGTGCGCCAGGCCTTCCGGCGCGGCCAGGGCGCAGATGGCCGTGACGTCGTCGGCGCCGCGGTCGGTGAGCAGCCGGATCGTGTACTCCATCGAGCCGCCGGTGGCGAGCATCGGGTCGAGCACCAGCACCGGCCGTGCGGTCAGCGACTCCGGCAGCGATTCGAGGTACGGCGTCGGCTTCAGCGTCTCCTCGTCGCGCGCGAGGCCGACGAAGCCCATCTGCGCGTCCGGGATCAGCTTGTGCGCCTGGTCGGCCATGCCCAGCCCGGCGCGCAGCACCGGGACCAGCAGCGGCGGGCTGGCCAGCTTGTAGCCCTCGGTGCGCGCGACCGGCGTGTGGATCCGCTCGGTCTTCACCGGCACGTCGCGGGTGGCTTCGTAGACCAGCATGACGGTCAGCTCGTGCAGCGCGGCCCGGAACGCGGCGCTGTCGGTACGCGCGTCGCGCATCGTGGAGAGCCGGGCCTTCGCGAGGGGGTGGTCGACGACGTGCACATCCATGCGGGTCAACTTAGCCGGTGGAGCTGTTCGGCGTCCCGCCCCAGTTCGTAGTGGTTGACGGCCTCGAAGAAGTGCCCGACGACCGGGGCCAGCTTCTCGCCCGGCCACTCGGGCACGCCGAGGGCGTACTCGCCGGGCTCGATCGCGACGGTCAGCTTCCAGTTCGCGTACGCTCCGCTGAGCGTCCAGGTCTGGCGCATGCGCTTCCTCCTCCTGAGCATGCCCAACCCTGGTTTCTTGCCACGGCGGCACGCAACCAACCGAGTGGGTGAGCGACCTTCCTTGCCCCGGTGGCAAGCCGCGAGGGTGTCCGCATGGCCAAGAACAAGCGGGTGTCGGTGCGGCAGCGGAGGGTCTCCGCCGAGCTGCGGACCCTGCGCGTCGCGGCGGGCCTGACGTGCCTGGATGTGGCGAAGGCGCTCGACTGCTCGGAGAGCAAGATCAGCCGGATGGAGACCGGGGACCGCGGTCTCTTCGCGGACGACGTGTCGGCGATCCTGGGCTTCCTCCGCGCGCCGGCCGCGTTGAGGAGCGAGCTGCTGGCGCTGGTCAGGGAGGGCGAGGAACGCAACTGGCACGAGATCCACGGCAAGCTGCCACCGAACTGGAAGGACTTGATTCGCTTCGAAACCGAGGCGACAGCCATCCGGAATTACGAACCGACGCTCTTCCCCGGATTGGCGCAGGTCGCCGACTACTCCCGCGCGATCATCAACGGCGCGAACCCCAAGCTGACCAGCAGCGAGATTGATACTCTGGTCGCCACCCGCATGACACGGCAGGTGATCTTCAGCCGCCATCCCGCACCACTCATCCACCTGATCGTGGACGAGACCGTGCTGACCAGGCCCGCGTGCTCGCCCGAGATCATGCGCGCGCAACTGCGGCACCTGCTCAATCTCACCGAGCGCAGCAACGTGACCATCCAGGTGGTGCCGTTTCGTACGAGAGCACATCCCGGCCTGACCGGCCCGTTCGTGCTGCTCGACTTCGACTCCGACCCGTCGGTCGCGTACATGGACAGCTGCGGAACGAGCAGTTTCCTCGAGGAGGATCAGCAGATCGACCGTGTTAAGCTTGCGTGGCAAGGCATTCGCGCCGTCGCGCTGTCACCTGAAGAGTCGATGAGGCTCGTTGCCAGCGCTCTCGGCGAGCTGACCCGCCAGGAGGAAGTTCCATGATCGCCCAGGGCGCCTGGCGCAAGAGCAGCTACAGCAGCGACCAAGCC of the Amycolatopsis sp. NBC_01488 genome contains:
- a CDS encoding pentapeptide repeat-containing protein — translated: MTAVAVAVVTGGLLWLFLAWSGEPDAPVRIDAVKTAFGVGAGAGGVFALWLATRRQRTMELQLAETTRVAGVTERDLEERRVTELYTKAVEQLGSDKAPVRLGGFYALERLGQDNPKQRQTIVNVLCAYLRMPFEAPETGLRGRTGAELGDQTDPELLVRLAAQELLKTHLSHDEPGYWPGMSVDLQRAVLVDFRLSGCTLAAADFSRARFVGAVHIRGTTFTRRAGFYGTQFTDIANFDRSVFEEGAFFSWAHFARDVRFTRIRSGGLFQCAHTHFEGGADFDGGEHAELDLADARFPQDGTK
- a CDS encoding cation:proton antiporter — protein: MSPSEAAPIFFLAVAVILVVCRLVCMVAVRLGQPPVVGEMIAGVLLGPSLLGLVLPGAQAALFPDGLRPLLYVGGQIGLVIYMFGAGYEFSLRSIRGSAKSVGAISVAGTVVPLVLGVGVAVFGTSWAGIAKDGVSLTTSAAFVGVALAITAFPMLARIITERGLGGTRFGSLALACGALDDVLAWVLLAVVLGMHAGSAGPVALAVGGGLLFALLLVLVGRRVLAKAMGSERISADQKMLITALTLFAAAWFTDVVGLYAVFGAFCVGIVFPRVPAADAVLAKIMPIGRIVFLPLFFTYSGLNTRFALLADPKLLLFAVLCVVVAIVGKLGACWGAARLVGESQPVALRVGALINARGLMQLIALNVGLAAGIVSPALFTVLVLVALVTTVMTAPVLSWLDRRDTRKGSTEVLLMAEPVPAIGKS
- the upp gene encoding uracil phosphoribosyltransferase; translated protein: MDVHVVDHPLAKARLSTMRDARTDSAAFRAALHELTVMLVYEATRDVPVKTERIHTPVARTEGYKLASPPLLVPVLRAGLGMADQAHKLIPDAQMGFVGLARDEETLKPTPYLESLPESLTARPVLVLDPMLATGGSMEYTIRLLTDRGADDVTAICALAAPEGLAHLEKTGLPVRVVTASIDERLNDSGFIVPGLGDAGDRQYGAV
- a CDS encoding cytochrome P450 codes for the protein MIGKALAAAAVATAPAWLPSRVVALRMKIFSLVNGQDTVTIPGEQVGARDFRRVYADPAANGRSRGAALSDLFWYWLAPGPQVHQEHLEAGPRYDEVAKCTRHILVRSKKDSEELARRVAARVLDGVRPGLVRFRDEMMPIWAELYYELVFEEPCPPEARALIVGHADDVVSALKCVRPRNMRRRARLTKYLRRRLADVPHPLPQSLTPEEQAYYLQGTFFNTAVVQMSEAMAHLLMIIAQRPEVQNRLVEQPDDDAYLDQVIDDGLREYPLFGIAHRISTADIELEHLTIPAGTVLCFSYPGYATQSEKDDFIPFGVAQNRACPARGLAPPTMRVVTREVLRRFSLASTAGHTRSIPNRGPALLTPRGARRRRLPLVWLAVRDRWEDVWRSFAQLVFGTYMVLDARQQALCSTYFAGGNA
- a CDS encoding MerR family transcriptional regulator, whose translation is MSYSIAEAARRSGLSIDTLRYYERIKLLDPPARDTAGRRAYSDDDLNWLGFLTKLRTTGMPIKSMREYASLRRHGVASAGRRKALLVEQRRSVAERIAELQGCLDVLDYKIENYERVEQKVLGIEPGMEEISA
- a CDS encoding helix-turn-helix domain-containing protein — its product is MAKNKRVSVRQRRVSAELRTLRVAAGLTCLDVAKALDCSESKISRMETGDRGLFADDVSAILGFLRAPAALRSELLALVREGEERNWHEIHGKLPPNWKDLIRFETEATAIRNYEPTLFPGLAQVADYSRAIINGANPKLTSSEIDTLVATRMTRQVIFSRHPAPLIHLIVDETVLTRPACSPEIMRAQLRHLLNLTERSNVTIQVVPFRTRAHPGLTGPFVLLDFDSDPSVAYMDSCGTSSFLEEDQQIDRVKLAWQGIRAVALSPEESMRLVASALGELTRQEEVP
- a CDS encoding NAD(P)-binding domain-containing protein, translating into MEEVLDYLVVGAGPAGVQLGQHLGRAGHRYLVLEAGSAPGHFFETFPRHRTLISINKKHTGYADPELRMRMDWNSILADGDDDPVVFTDYSAKLFPDAEDLLRYLADYVQKHQVDVRYDTRVTRIRREQQDFVLTAGDTEFRARRLIMASGVTKPFIPQFPGVELIDQYVDVSVDPAEFTDQRVLVLGKGNSAFETADNLIETAAVVHVGGPRPVKLAWRTHFVGHLRAYNAGILDMYQLKLQHAILDGDVREIRKDADGYHVKFAFARADEVIKEIRYDRVIGCTGFRFDASLFDEDCRPQLTIDDRFPAQTPDWESVNVPGLYFAGTITQVRDFKKSTSAFIHGFRYGVRALAKVLNERHHDTPWPSVELAAKPDDLTDAVITRINRTSALYQQFGFLGDVLVVDGDTARYLEEVPVDRVLANPPDDAYVVTLDYGPDHDKIDPFDFVARAAQDRANDRGEGHYLHPIVRHYRRGELVATHHVTENLENEWDKEVHVEPLTAFFTREL
- a CDS encoding TetR/AcrR family transcriptional regulator, giving the protein MARPRTHDEALRLKLLDRAGELIAADGPKALSLRKLAADAGTSTTAVYSLFGSKPDLVNALYTEGFRRFGARMAGTVLTGDPVGDLVALGSAYRASALADPNLYGIMFTRSVPGFEPNEDAEKLARKTLEPLEAVIRRAIADGVFLDVPPETVAVGCWAFVHGLVSLELTGNLPEEFDVTGSYETALRANASGWLRPQSGHNDPS
- a CDS encoding aldo/keto reductase — translated: MGMSQAYGVRDNDDESIATIHRALDLGVTLLDTANVYGGGVNEELVGRAIAGRRDEVVLATKFGIVWTDGAMGARGDASYVKQSCDESLRRLGVDHIDLYYQHRVDPDTPIEETWGALGELVEAGKIRYAGISEASAATIRAAHAVHPVTALQSEWSLWTRGIEGEILDTCRELGIGVVPFSPLGRGFLTGTVKSVADLPEDDMRRGLPRFAEDNFERNMAIVDALRELAEAKGVTAGQLALAWVQAQGEDVVPIPGTKRRKYLEENVAAASLQLTADDLAAIEAAAPADAIAGERYPERLARAAGR
- a CDS encoding alpha-hydroxy acid oxidase, with protein sequence MRTVAEFEAAARQRLDPVHYDYFAGGAQDEITVAENESAFQKLRLLPRVLRGSDKRDLSLTLLGTPSSMPILVAPTAFHRLAHADGELATARAAARAGTIMIVSMAATTAIEDIAAAAREVTPDPGLWFQLYLQPDLEFTEAIVRRAENAGVKAFVVTVDSPVLGRRERDDRNGFHDLPSGLVVENLRNIGENRSGGNASHVRDIVMSAELSWDHIAWLRGKTKLPVLIKGVLHPEDARLAVHHGVAGIVVSNHGGRQLDTVPATIDVLPEIAAAVGGAIPVLLDGGIRRGTDVVKAIALGADAVGVGRPVVWGLAAGGREGVTQVLELLRDDFDQALAMCGGRRPAELTPDQVRR
- a CDS encoding response regulator transcription factor; this encodes MLLVEDDRELAGMLAELLADEGYETDAAHDGQRGLHLGLTGRYDVMIIDRRLPVLDGLELLARLRARAVTTRVLVLSALGELADRVGGLDAGADDYLVKPFEAEELLARLRALGRRDLEGAECLPLGAAALDLRRHEVVLPRGERITLSGREFELLRTLAQRPKAIHPRASLRTNVFADSTGESIVDTYVYYLRRKLGRDVVRTVHGLGYQLGAV